The Hemicordylus capensis ecotype Gifberg chromosome 6, rHemCap1.1.pri, whole genome shotgun sequence genome window below encodes:
- the ELOB gene encoding elongin-B isoform X4: protein MIRRHKTTIFTDAKESSTVYELKRIVEGILKRPPEEQRLYKDDQLLDDSKTLGDCGFTSQTARPQAPATVGLAFRASEDAFEPLRIDPFSSPPELPDVMKPQDSSSSANEQAVQ, encoded by the exons ATGATCCGACGTCACAAGACAACCATCTTCACAGATGCCAAGGAGTCCAGTACGGTGTATGAGCTCAAAAGAATTGTTGAGGGGATTCTTAAGAGACCCCCAGAAGAACAGAGGCTATACAAG GACGACCAGCTGTTGGATGACAGCAAAACCCTCGGAGACTGCGGCTTCACCAGTCAGACGGCACGACCCCAGGCCCCTGCTACAGTGGGCTTGGCCTTCAGAGCAAGCG AAGATGCCTTTGAGCCCCTACGCATTGACCCCTTCTCCAGCCCCCCGGAGCTCCCAGACGTGATGAAGCCCCAGGACTCCAGCAGCAGCGCCAACGAGCAGGCAGTGCAGTGA
- the ELOB gene encoding elongin-B isoform X2 yields MLLPVLLSNFVPCSLQDGGHGPKASLTCDFQDVFLMIRRHKTTIFTDAKESSTVYELKRIVEGILKRPPEEQRLYKDDQLLDDSKTLGDCGFTSQTARPQAPATVGLAFRASEDAFEPLRIDPFSSPPELPDVMKPQDSSSSANEQAVQ; encoded by the exons ATGTTACTTCCGGTATTGCTGAGCAACTTTGTCCCGTGTTCTCTGCAAGATGGAGGCCATGGCCCCAAGGCCTCCTTGACATGTGACTTTCAG GACGTCTTTCTAATGATCCGACGTCACAAGACAACCATCTTCACAGATGCCAAGGAGTCCAGTACGGTGTATGAGCTCAAAAGAATTGTTGAGGGGATTCTTAAGAGACCCCCAGAAGAACAGAGGCTATACAAG GACGACCAGCTGTTGGATGACAGCAAAACCCTCGGAGACTGCGGCTTCACCAGTCAGACGGCACGACCCCAGGCCCCTGCTACAGTGGGCTTGGCCTTCAGAGCAAGCG AAGATGCCTTTGAGCCCCTACGCATTGACCCCTTCTCCAGCCCCCCGGAGCTCCCAGACGTGATGAAGCCCCAGGACTCCAGCAGCAGCGCCAACGAGCAGGCAGTGCAGTGA
- the ELOB gene encoding elongin-B isoform X3: MTDVFLMIRRHKTTIFTDAKESSTVYELKRIVEGILKRPPEEQRLYKDDQLLDDSKTLGDCGFTSQTARPQAPATVGLAFRASEDAFEPLRIDPFSSPPELPDVMKPQDSSSSANEQAVQ; the protein is encoded by the exons GACGTCTTTCTAATGATCCGACGTCACAAGACAACCATCTTCACAGATGCCAAGGAGTCCAGTACGGTGTATGAGCTCAAAAGAATTGTTGAGGGGATTCTTAAGAGACCCCCAGAAGAACAGAGGCTATACAAG GACGACCAGCTGTTGGATGACAGCAAAACCCTCGGAGACTGCGGCTTCACCAGTCAGACGGCACGACCCCAGGCCCCTGCTACAGTGGGCTTGGCCTTCAGAGCAAGCG AAGATGCCTTTGAGCCCCTACGCATTGACCCCTTCTCCAGCCCCCCGGAGCTCCCAGACGTGATGAAGCCCCAGGACTCCAGCAGCAGCGCCAACGAGCAGGCAGTGCAGTGA